A genomic window from Gossypium hirsutum isolate 1008001.06 chromosome D12, Gossypium_hirsutum_v2.1, whole genome shotgun sequence includes:
- the LOC121224375 gene encoding WD repeat-containing protein 91 homolog isoform X4 yields MSLTKARLPALLKISSEKNTISCLKKDNKRLNQKLLQLQALLEEKDAQLGLSKRSMGAANSSFQSSGIDGENLRPSSSSEDICAPATSYLGRIPQSEECAAAEPTKFASARVESSSRQDSYSASSLHASSGGVDDTAQKLYGSHFDENGRDMLREEEFPEVSVEFQETFLGHTSPITRCRFSASGNNIASASVDGTVRIWTYDSSIPASRNATIYCGAEIMSLDWECKSDRLLLIGTADGGIKAWNVDAKRVVCDLNTTDAFPSVLDLKCSPVEPIFVSAASSRRLGSNSIDSLGYASLTVWNMKTWKAMTVLPLGEDPPAITSLCFNHNGKILAASATDGMIHMFDMSAGLQITGWPAHDSAISSLLFGPDETSIFSLGSDGKIFEWSLQNQGRVLWSKTSSWFSEPQTSKYCRHEMALDASGRQLLAASGSVRAPIYQVQGHSNGFKTLPHSAAITTVDWHPSLPIFLTGSADNSVRVTSIL; encoded by the exons ATGTCCTTAACCAAAGCACGCCTTCCTGCCCTACTGAAGATCAGTTCAGAAAAGAATACAATTAGCTGTCTTAAGAAAGACAACAAGCGTCTTAATCAAAAGTTATTGCAACTTCAGGCCTTACTGGAGGAGAAGGATGCACAGTTAGGTCTATCAAAAAG GAGCATGGGAGCAGCTAACAGTTCTTTTCAATCAAGTGGCATTGATGGTGAAAATTTACGCCCATCTTCAAGTAGTGAGGACATATGTGCTCCTGCAACCTCATATTTGGGTAGAATACCACAGAGTGAGGAATGTGCTGCTGCTGAACCGACCAAATTTGCATCAGCTCGTGTTGAGTCCTCATCGAGGCAAGATTCATACTCTGCTTCAAGTCTTCATGCTTCATCCGGTGGAGTCGACGATACTGCTCAAAAGTTATATGGTAGCCATTTTGATG AGAATGGCAGAGATATGCTCAGAGAAGAAGAATTTCCTGAAGTGAGTGTAGAGTTTCAG GAGACATTTTTGGGCCACACAAGTCCAATTACTCGGTGCCGGTTTTCTGCATCTGGGAACAATATAGCTAGTGCATCTGTGGATGGCACTGTCAG GATATGGACATATGACTCATCGATTCCAGCATCTAGAAACGCGACCATATATTGTGGAGCCGAGATAATGTCACTTGACTGGGAATGCAAATCTGACCGTTTG CTTCTCATAGGCACTGCTGATGGAGGCATTAAAGCATGGAATGTTGATGCGAAGAGAGTTGTCTGTGATCTGAATACAACTGATGCATTTCCAAG TGTCTTGGATTTAAAGTGCAGCCCTGTGGAACCAATATTTGTTTCTGCTGCATCTTCACGAAG GCTTGGGTCAAACTCTATTGACTCTCTGGGGTATGCTTCATTGACTGTATGGAACATGAAAACATGGAAAGCTATG ACAGTCCTTCCTCTTGGTGAAGATCCGCCTGCAATTACTTCTCTATGCTTCAATCATAACGGGAAGATTTTAGCTGCCTCTGCCACTGATGGAATGATTCACATGTTTG ACATGTCTGCTGGTCTACAAATCACCGGGTGGCCAGCACATGATTCTGCAATAAGCTCACTTCTTTTTGGGCCAGATGAGACGAGCATTTTTAGCTTGGGCTCAGATGGAAAG ATATTTGAATGGAGCTTGCAAAACCAAGGTCGTGTCCTTTGGTCAAAAACTTCTAGCTG GTTTTCTGAACCCCAGACGTCAAAATATTGTAGACACGAAATGGCATTGGATGCCAGCGGGAGGCAGCTGTTAGCAGCATCTGGTTCCGTAAGAGCACCCATATATCAG GTACAAGGCCATTCAAATGGGTTCAAAACTCTTCCCCATAGTGCAGCCATAACAACCGTGGACTGGCACCCAAGCTTGCCTATTTTCTTGACTGGATCAGCAGATAACTCAGTTCGAGTAACTTCCATATTGTGA
- the LOC121224375 gene encoding WD repeat-containing protein 91 homolog isoform X1 has protein sequence MENMQYAEELVREFLVFRGFTNTLQAFETERCTDIGKMFQVYKIVDLIFAVYIPKFHAEKLVGLFSFFKQCFSSWSETTMLDTFSKLEGSVLRCYIVHALQSGRKDKVVEFFGMNGNDLLLKGSDWTAWFAIPYVKNPSIDPQFRVYFSKEWYEALRLSVRNFFSEIFNGTRLPALLKISSEKNTISCLKKDNKRLNQKLLQLQALLEEKDAQLGLSKRSMGAANSSFQSSGIDGENLRPSSSSEDICAPATSYLGRIPQSEECAAAEPTKFASARVESSSRQDSYSASSLHASSGGVDDTAQKLYGSHFDENGRDMLREEEFPEVSVEFQETFLGHTSPITRCRFSASGNNIASASVDGTVRIWTYDSSIPASRNATIYCGAEIMSLDWECKSDRLLLIGTADGGIKAWNVDAKRVVCDLNTTDAFPSVLDLKCSPVEPIFVSAASSRRLGSNSIDSLGYASLTVWNMKTWKAMTVLPLGEDPPAITSLCFNHNGKILAASATDGMIHMFDMSAGLQITGWPAHDSAISSLLFGPDETSIFSLGSDGKIFEWSLQNQGRVLWSKTSSWFSEPQTSKYCRHEMALDASGRQLLAASGSVRAPIYQVQGHSNGFKTLPHSAAITTVDWHPSLPIFLTGSADNSVRVTSIL, from the exons ATGGAGAATATGCAATATGCCGAGGAGCTTGTGAGGGAATTTTTGGTCTTCAGAGGATTTACAAATACATTACAAGCTTTTGAGACTGAGAGATGTACGGATATTGGTAAAATGTTTCAAGTTTATAAGATAGTAGACTTGATTTTCGCCGTATATATTCCTAAATTTCATGCCGAGAAATTAGTTGGTTTATTTAGTTTCTTTAAGCAATGCTTTTCATCATGGTCTGAGACTACGATGCTTGATACGTTCTCGAAATTGGAGGGCTCTGTTCTTCGGTGTTACATTGTTCATGCATTGCAATCCGGGAGGAAAGATAAAGTTGTGGAGTTTTTTGGAATGAATGGGAATGATTTGCTGCTAAAGGGTTCTGATTGGACAGCTTGGTTTG CCATTCCTTATGTGAAGAACCCTAGCATCGATCCTCAGTTTCGTGTATATTTCTCCAAGGAATGGTATGAAGCTCTCCGTCTTTCTGTGAGGAACTTTTTCAGCGAGATCTTCAATGGTACTC GCCTTCCTGCCCTACTGAAGATCAGTTCAGAAAAGAATACAATTAGCTGTCTTAAGAAAGACAACAAGCGTCTTAATCAAAAGTTATTGCAACTTCAGGCCTTACTGGAGGAGAAGGATGCACAGTTAGGTCTATCAAAAAG GAGCATGGGAGCAGCTAACAGTTCTTTTCAATCAAGTGGCATTGATGGTGAAAATTTACGCCCATCTTCAAGTAGTGAGGACATATGTGCTCCTGCAACCTCATATTTGGGTAGAATACCACAGAGTGAGGAATGTGCTGCTGCTGAACCGACCAAATTTGCATCAGCTCGTGTTGAGTCCTCATCGAGGCAAGATTCATACTCTGCTTCAAGTCTTCATGCTTCATCCGGTGGAGTCGACGATACTGCTCAAAAGTTATATGGTAGCCATTTTGATG AGAATGGCAGAGATATGCTCAGAGAAGAAGAATTTCCTGAAGTGAGTGTAGAGTTTCAG GAGACATTTTTGGGCCACACAAGTCCAATTACTCGGTGCCGGTTTTCTGCATCTGGGAACAATATAGCTAGTGCATCTGTGGATGGCACTGTCAG GATATGGACATATGACTCATCGATTCCAGCATCTAGAAACGCGACCATATATTGTGGAGCCGAGATAATGTCACTTGACTGGGAATGCAAATCTGACCGTTTG CTTCTCATAGGCACTGCTGATGGAGGCATTAAAGCATGGAATGTTGATGCGAAGAGAGTTGTCTGTGATCTGAATACAACTGATGCATTTCCAAG TGTCTTGGATTTAAAGTGCAGCCCTGTGGAACCAATATTTGTTTCTGCTGCATCTTCACGAAG GCTTGGGTCAAACTCTATTGACTCTCTGGGGTATGCTTCATTGACTGTATGGAACATGAAAACATGGAAAGCTATG ACAGTCCTTCCTCTTGGTGAAGATCCGCCTGCAATTACTTCTCTATGCTTCAATCATAACGGGAAGATTTTAGCTGCCTCTGCCACTGATGGAATGATTCACATGTTTG ACATGTCTGCTGGTCTACAAATCACCGGGTGGCCAGCACATGATTCTGCAATAAGCTCACTTCTTTTTGGGCCAGATGAGACGAGCATTTTTAGCTTGGGCTCAGATGGAAAG ATATTTGAATGGAGCTTGCAAAACCAAGGTCGTGTCCTTTGGTCAAAAACTTCTAGCTG GTTTTCTGAACCCCAGACGTCAAAATATTGTAGACACGAAATGGCATTGGATGCCAGCGGGAGGCAGCTGTTAGCAGCATCTGGTTCCGTAAGAGCACCCATATATCAG GTACAAGGCCATTCAAATGGGTTCAAAACTCTTCCCCATAGTGCAGCCATAACAACCGTGGACTGGCACCCAAGCTTGCCTATTTTCTTGACTGGATCAGCAGATAACTCAGTTCGAGTAACTTCCATATTGTGA
- the LOC121224375 gene encoding WD repeat-containing protein 91 homolog isoform X2, translating into MENMQYAEELVREFLVFRGFTNTLQAFETERCTDIGKMFQVYKIVDLIFAVYIPKFHAEKLVGLFSFFKQCFSSWSETTMLDTFSKLEGSVLRCYIVHALQSGRKDKVVEFFGMNGNDLLLKGSDWTAWFAIPYVKNPSIDPQFRVYFSKEWYEALRLSVRNFFSEIFNGTRLPALLKISSEKNTISCLKKDNKRLNQKLLQLQALLEEKDAQLGLSKRSMGAANSSFQSSGIDGENLRPSSSSEDICAPATSYLGRIPQSEECAAAEPTKFASARVESSSRQDSYSASSLHASSGGVDDTAQKLYGSHFDENGRDMLREEEFPEVSVEFQETFLGHTSPITRCRFSASGNNIASASVDGTVRIWTYDSSIPASRNATIYCGAEIMSLDWECKSDRLLLIGTADGGIKAWNVDAKRVVCDLNTTDAFPSVLDLKCSPVEPIFVSAASSRRLGSNSIDSLGYASLTVWNMKTWKAMTVLPLGEDPPAITSLCFNHNGKILAASATDGMIHMFDMSAGLQITGWPAHDSAISSLLFGPDETSIFSLGSDGKIFEWSLQNQGRVLWSKTSS; encoded by the exons ATGGAGAATATGCAATATGCCGAGGAGCTTGTGAGGGAATTTTTGGTCTTCAGAGGATTTACAAATACATTACAAGCTTTTGAGACTGAGAGATGTACGGATATTGGTAAAATGTTTCAAGTTTATAAGATAGTAGACTTGATTTTCGCCGTATATATTCCTAAATTTCATGCCGAGAAATTAGTTGGTTTATTTAGTTTCTTTAAGCAATGCTTTTCATCATGGTCTGAGACTACGATGCTTGATACGTTCTCGAAATTGGAGGGCTCTGTTCTTCGGTGTTACATTGTTCATGCATTGCAATCCGGGAGGAAAGATAAAGTTGTGGAGTTTTTTGGAATGAATGGGAATGATTTGCTGCTAAAGGGTTCTGATTGGACAGCTTGGTTTG CCATTCCTTATGTGAAGAACCCTAGCATCGATCCTCAGTTTCGTGTATATTTCTCCAAGGAATGGTATGAAGCTCTCCGTCTTTCTGTGAGGAACTTTTTCAGCGAGATCTTCAATGGTACTC GCCTTCCTGCCCTACTGAAGATCAGTTCAGAAAAGAATACAATTAGCTGTCTTAAGAAAGACAACAAGCGTCTTAATCAAAAGTTATTGCAACTTCAGGCCTTACTGGAGGAGAAGGATGCACAGTTAGGTCTATCAAAAAG GAGCATGGGAGCAGCTAACAGTTCTTTTCAATCAAGTGGCATTGATGGTGAAAATTTACGCCCATCTTCAAGTAGTGAGGACATATGTGCTCCTGCAACCTCATATTTGGGTAGAATACCACAGAGTGAGGAATGTGCTGCTGCTGAACCGACCAAATTTGCATCAGCTCGTGTTGAGTCCTCATCGAGGCAAGATTCATACTCTGCTTCAAGTCTTCATGCTTCATCCGGTGGAGTCGACGATACTGCTCAAAAGTTATATGGTAGCCATTTTGATG AGAATGGCAGAGATATGCTCAGAGAAGAAGAATTTCCTGAAGTGAGTGTAGAGTTTCAG GAGACATTTTTGGGCCACACAAGTCCAATTACTCGGTGCCGGTTTTCTGCATCTGGGAACAATATAGCTAGTGCATCTGTGGATGGCACTGTCAG GATATGGACATATGACTCATCGATTCCAGCATCTAGAAACGCGACCATATATTGTGGAGCCGAGATAATGTCACTTGACTGGGAATGCAAATCTGACCGTTTG CTTCTCATAGGCACTGCTGATGGAGGCATTAAAGCATGGAATGTTGATGCGAAGAGAGTTGTCTGTGATCTGAATACAACTGATGCATTTCCAAG TGTCTTGGATTTAAAGTGCAGCCCTGTGGAACCAATATTTGTTTCTGCTGCATCTTCACGAAG GCTTGGGTCAAACTCTATTGACTCTCTGGGGTATGCTTCATTGACTGTATGGAACATGAAAACATGGAAAGCTATG ACAGTCCTTCCTCTTGGTGAAGATCCGCCTGCAATTACTTCTCTATGCTTCAATCATAACGGGAAGATTTTAGCTGCCTCTGCCACTGATGGAATGATTCACATGTTTG ACATGTCTGCTGGTCTACAAATCACCGGGTGGCCAGCACATGATTCTGCAATAAGCTCACTTCTTTTTGGGCCAGATGAGACGAGCATTTTTAGCTTGGGCTCAGATGGAAAG ATATTTGAATGGAGCTTGCAAAACCAAGGTCGTGTCCTTTGGTCAAAAACTTCTAGCTG A
- the LOC121224375 gene encoding WD repeat-containing protein 91 homolog isoform X3: MENMQYAEELVREFLVFRGFTNTLQAFETERCTDIGKMFQVYKIVDLIFAVYIPKFHAEKLVGLFSFFKQCFSSWSETTMLDTFSKLEGSVLRCYIVHALQSGRKDKVVEFFGMNGNDLLLKGSDWTAWFAIPYVKNPSIDPQFRVYFSKEWYEALRLSVRNFFSEIFNGTRLPALLKISSEKNTISCLKKDNKRLNQKLLQLQALLEEKDAQLGLSKRSMGAANSSFQSSGIDGENLRPSSSSEDICAPATSYLGRIPQSEECAAAEPTKFASARVESSSRQDSYSASSLHASSGGVDDTAQKLYGSHFDENGRDMLREEEFPEVSVEFQETFLGHTSPITRCRFSASGNNIASASVDGTVRIWTYDSSIPASRNATIYCGAEIMSLDWECKSDRLLLIGTADGGIKAWNVDAKRVVCDLNTTDAFPSVLDLKCSPVEPIFVSAASSRRLGSNSIDSLGYASLTVWNMKTWKAMTVLPLGEDPPAITSLCFNHNGKILAASATDGMIHMFEPKM, from the exons ATGGAGAATATGCAATATGCCGAGGAGCTTGTGAGGGAATTTTTGGTCTTCAGAGGATTTACAAATACATTACAAGCTTTTGAGACTGAGAGATGTACGGATATTGGTAAAATGTTTCAAGTTTATAAGATAGTAGACTTGATTTTCGCCGTATATATTCCTAAATTTCATGCCGAGAAATTAGTTGGTTTATTTAGTTTCTTTAAGCAATGCTTTTCATCATGGTCTGAGACTACGATGCTTGATACGTTCTCGAAATTGGAGGGCTCTGTTCTTCGGTGTTACATTGTTCATGCATTGCAATCCGGGAGGAAAGATAAAGTTGTGGAGTTTTTTGGAATGAATGGGAATGATTTGCTGCTAAAGGGTTCTGATTGGACAGCTTGGTTTG CCATTCCTTATGTGAAGAACCCTAGCATCGATCCTCAGTTTCGTGTATATTTCTCCAAGGAATGGTATGAAGCTCTCCGTCTTTCTGTGAGGAACTTTTTCAGCGAGATCTTCAATGGTACTC GCCTTCCTGCCCTACTGAAGATCAGTTCAGAAAAGAATACAATTAGCTGTCTTAAGAAAGACAACAAGCGTCTTAATCAAAAGTTATTGCAACTTCAGGCCTTACTGGAGGAGAAGGATGCACAGTTAGGTCTATCAAAAAG GAGCATGGGAGCAGCTAACAGTTCTTTTCAATCAAGTGGCATTGATGGTGAAAATTTACGCCCATCTTCAAGTAGTGAGGACATATGTGCTCCTGCAACCTCATATTTGGGTAGAATACCACAGAGTGAGGAATGTGCTGCTGCTGAACCGACCAAATTTGCATCAGCTCGTGTTGAGTCCTCATCGAGGCAAGATTCATACTCTGCTTCAAGTCTTCATGCTTCATCCGGTGGAGTCGACGATACTGCTCAAAAGTTATATGGTAGCCATTTTGATG AGAATGGCAGAGATATGCTCAGAGAAGAAGAATTTCCTGAAGTGAGTGTAGAGTTTCAG GAGACATTTTTGGGCCACACAAGTCCAATTACTCGGTGCCGGTTTTCTGCATCTGGGAACAATATAGCTAGTGCATCTGTGGATGGCACTGTCAG GATATGGACATATGACTCATCGATTCCAGCATCTAGAAACGCGACCATATATTGTGGAGCCGAGATAATGTCACTTGACTGGGAATGCAAATCTGACCGTTTG CTTCTCATAGGCACTGCTGATGGAGGCATTAAAGCATGGAATGTTGATGCGAAGAGAGTTGTCTGTGATCTGAATACAACTGATGCATTTCCAAG TGTCTTGGATTTAAAGTGCAGCCCTGTGGAACCAATATTTGTTTCTGCTGCATCTTCACGAAG GCTTGGGTCAAACTCTATTGACTCTCTGGGGTATGCTTCATTGACTGTATGGAACATGAAAACATGGAAAGCTATG ACAGTCCTTCCTCTTGGTGAAGATCCGCCTGCAATTACTTCTCTATGCTTCAATCATAACGGGAAGATTTTAGCTGCCTCTGCCACTGATGGAATGATTCACATGTTTG AACCTAAGATGTAA